From Proteus vulgaris:
GACTTCTTTAGGATTAGACATCACAGTATCAATAATAAAATCGACAGCATGTATATCAGGATAAGTGTAATTAGATTTTGGTAACATCACTCCAGCAAGGCCGTTATTGCCGTGTACTTGTGTTTTGCTTCCCCGACGTGCTATCAAAGGTCGTTCACATCCTTTGGCTAAAGGAATATCAGGCCGTGATACAAATGAAAGAATATTACGTGCATTCTCATGAACTTTATCTAACTCTACATTTCCAGATACTGTTGTGATCCCTAGCACTTTTATTTCTGGTGATGCCAATGCCAGTAAAATAGCAATGGCGTCATCTACACCCGGATCACAATCTATAATAATTTTAGTCATATACTTCTCCTTTGATAACTTACATAACACATTGAATAACAACTAGAATTAAAAAGATGACTCATAAAATAAATATTAGTTAATAAAAATACCGACCATCGTTGCAGATAAGCAACTCACCAACGTTGAACCCACGATCAGTCTAAAACTATTCGCCGCTATCATTTTTCCATGTTCTTTACTGATACTGGCGACACAAGCAATAATCATTCCGACTGAACCAAAATTTGCGAACGAAATTAGGAATACAGAGATAATGGCTTCTGTTCTTGGGCTCAGATTATCCAATTTGATATAGTCAATCATTGCAACAAATTCATTCGTTAAAATTTTTGTAGCAATAATTTGCCCGAATTCAATACTGTCCTGCCAAGGGACGCCAAGCACAAATGCAATAGGAGAGAAAATATAACCAAGAAGACCTTGGAAACTTATTCCTATGAGGTGTAAAAAAATATCATTCAACATGCTAATTAGAGCAATAAAGCCAAGAAGCATTGGAACTATTGCTAGAATTAATTTAAAACCATCGAGCATATGCTCTGTTAGTACTTCAAAAAAACTATGATGTTCATTTTTAGGGCCAGAAAAATTGTTAGATATTTCAATAGGATCGTTAGGGTTAATAATGGAAACAATAACGAAAGTACTAAAAAAGTTTAGGCAAACACCAATAAAAACAAACTGAGGTGATAACATTTGAGTGTAAGCACCCAATATTGCGATATCGACAGTAGATAACGAGCATGCAGCTATTGTGTACATTTGTGGTTTTGTTAAATTGGGTATGTATTCTTTAATCGAAACATATACGGCCATCATACCTACAATGACAGCACTAACTGCTGAAAAAGATTCAAGTTTACCTACTTTGGCTATTTTATTAATAAGGTACCCGATAGTAAGAATAATCAAACGTAGAATACCAAAATATTTTAATATCCCAATAATTGAACAAATAAATACTAAAGGCATTAGAGCAACAATAACGAACACAATAGGTGTTTTTGTGCTTATATCTCCAAATACAAAATCAATTCCTTTATTTGCATGATGTACTAAATATTCTATACCTATATTTGTCGTGTTAAGAATTGTGATCCCAATAGATGTGTGTAGAAGTATAAAAGCAACGGTGGCCTCTATTAATAAAAGAATAAGAATAGGAATAAATTTTCTTTTTATTTTATTAGCATTAAAACTAATTGAAGATGCCACTATAAAAATTAAGAGAAGGCTAATAATGAAAATTAAATATTTCATAACGACCTCGATTATATAATTTATTAACGGGGTGGGTTATTTATGCACTTCCCTTACATACGCTCTTTTTTTAATCTGGCATCAACACTTGTTCTAGATGGCATTGATGATGCACCCTTTTTTTCAACGGCCAATGATGCATAAGCAATAGAAAACTTAATTGCTTCATCCATATTTTTACCTTCTATTAATTTTGCAGCTAAAGCACCAGTGAATGCATCACCAGCACCACTTGTATCAACTACAGATGCACTCATCGCTTTGTAATATTTCATAGTGCTACCATTGAAATAAAGAGCACCACTGTCACCAAGTGTCATTACTATTTCTTTAACACCTAAGTTGTGTATTACTTTTATGGCTTCCTGTGCTGAAATAACGCTATCAATTTTAATGTTTGATATTAATTCTGCTTCTGTTCCATTTGGTATTAATAAATCAATAGATGACAAATGTGAGACAATTTGATCTGAATAGGGCGCTGGGTTAAGAATGACATAACATCCCGATTTTTTTGCTATTTCAATCGCAAACTTGGTCGCATCTATATTATTTTCTAATTGAGTAAGAAAAATCTTTGCAGATTGTAGATTATTAATATCTGAAAGAATTTCAGCTTTAGTGATTGTTGCATTAGCCCCTAGATCAATAATAATACTATTGTTACCAGTGGTATTCTCAACCATAACTAATGCATTCCCGGTCTTTGTATTGGCATCTTTAATTAAGGTATATGAATTTATCTTTGTAGTACCAAAATATTTCTCTGCGGTAGTGCCAAATGAATCGTCGCCTACTTTAACAAAAAAATGCACATGATCATTTAATTCAGCTGCCGCAACCGCTTGATTAGCACCTTTTCCACCAGGGAAAAAGTTTGTAGAGATTGCTTTGATTGTCTCTCCGACAAAAGGAAATCTTTCAACTTCTGTGACAACATCTAAATTGAAAGATCCTAAAATATATAATGAGCATTTATCTGCAGTTTTTTTATCTTTACCTTGTTCTTCGCAATCAATTTGAAGCACTCTGGTTTCATCAATAGTTCTATTTATTATTGGTTCTAATTCAATTTTTTGTAATCTCACTCCACCATGAAATTTAGTTGCTATACCTAATAACTGTAATTCATCTATGTATCTTCTTACGGTTCTTTCCGATACATGAAGTAGAGCACTGAGCTCTTTTACATAGATAGAATTATCTTTCACTAATTTTTTTCTGATAAATGCAATACTACTCTTTTTTTTCATATCACTCCTCGTTTGTTAAAAAATGTTTTACCATTTGTTAAGATAATAGAGGTTAATTAAGTTTATTCTGCTTGAGTAGTCACATTTTTTGCTCGTAATTGGACAGTTATCTGTCCGTTTAGATAAATTTTAAGGAAAATATGTGGATAACGTAGTTTGCTTACGTTGGATGATTATCTAAAATCGTAATGAAATAATTGAAAATTATTTACTGATTTTTGATTTTGTCATCATTGAAATGATTGGGTATCTGGAGAATGGATAGGACATTGATAGCTTTTGGTATCCACTAAAACGTAAAAAGAATACCAATAAAGATATATTAGTGTTATTGCCATTGTCTAACATCTATTCGTTACCTGAAATTGAGAATATTCAGTTTAGAAATAATATCGATAGTATTTTCATATAAAACTTAATCAAATCAAAGTAATTGGCTTAGTAAGATGAAAATCAAACAAATATCAGCGATAACAAGTAAGACGCCAATAAGTGTTCTGACTAAAAGGCATGAAAGTGTTGTAGAAGGAGCCTTAGGAAATAATGCAGAAAAAGACCAATGAGCTAGCACTGCAATCAAAAATATAGCGAGTATCATATAACTGATAAAAAATACCATCATTAATCCTTTAGGCTGAGTATTATATTTTATTCTAAAAAGGAATACCTTTATTATTTATAAAGCTTTTATAAGTCTAATTTATTATTGAGATAATTTGAAGCATGTTAGCATGACGATAGTCATTAAATATATTATTACTATCTGAATAATAAGAAATTCATACTGTATTTGTGAGTAAGCTTAAGTTATTGCTATTATCCTGTTTAAGAGCACTTTTACTTACCTAATGTTATTATCTTAAATGATATTTTATCAAATGTAGCTACATATTTTGTCAATAGCCGAAAACCTTAAATATTTTATTTATAACTAACTTTAATTATTGATTGTTTTATAAAAGATAGAGCTCATTGATTAAGTTCTTTACTCTTATATTGGGTAACGATTTTTTATAAGATCTACAATTTATATTGATGCTAAATAAAGAAATGCTATTTTTGATGTTTATCACAGAACGAATATATAAATAATAATTAAATCATTTTTGTACTAATAACAGTCTTTTTTTGATATTCTTTTTTTGTGTATTTTGTGATTTATTTCTATTTTTAATGAAATTTTAAAAATTGCTTGGATTATAATTCTGATATTGTTTTTCTTTTTATTTTAATCATCACATTAGTTTCTTATTTTTATATTTTATATTGTATTTATTCTTTATCTGACTATTGATTAAGATTTAGTTGAGAAATTAAAATGGCTAATTTATTATTAATCTTAATTTAAGATGACAATATTAAAAGAATAGCTTTTTAACACGCTATTTCTTCTTTGATATGGTTTTAATTAAATTAATACTCTTTATTTGTGTAAATACAAGGTTTAAATAGGCTAATTATCTTTATATCAATGAGGTCAATATGTTCCAACTTAAACGCAAGCTAGTTCTATTAGCAGCCACAACGTCATTATTAGGTTTATCTGCATCAACATTTGCAGCGGATGGTACAATAAATTTCACTGGTAAATTTGTTGATACTACGTGTAATGTTCAATTTGAAAATGGTAATAATACGGCAGCGGTTGATTTAGGTAGTTATAGCGTAACTGCATTAGCTGCAACAAATGATTTAACAACAACCAAACCAATCAAAATATCGTTATCTGATTGTCCTGCGGAAAATAATGCCGTTAATATTGAATTTACATCTAATAATACAAATGCTGATGGTCATACTTATATTGTGACTGGCAGCAATGAAATTTCAAAAACAGATATAGGTGTTGCATTATTTACCGATAATGCTCAAACCTCACAAATCATTCCCGCATCAACACAAATCCCTGTGACTTTAACTGAAACTAAAGGGGATACAACCGTTTACGCTTCGTTTAAACGTATTAAATCAAGCGGCACATTAACTGCTGATGAAGTTTCATCAACTGCAACATTTAATATTAACTATCTTTAAAAACAGTACATACCCTTTGATTTATCAAGGGGTATGACATCGCTTTATAAAGGCTAATTATGCTAAAAAAAATAAAATCAGTTTTAATATTATTTACTTTTGGGGCTTTTTTTAATCTATCCCAAGCGAGTGTTGTGCTTGAATCTACACGCGTTATTTATACTGAAGGTAGCCATGAAGCGACAATCACAGTACAAAATCCAGATTCAAATCCTTATCTTATTCAATCATGGATAGGTGATGAGAAATCAGATGCACCTTCAGTAGATCCTTTGTTTATTACGACGCCTCCACTTTTTCGTTTAGATGCAGAGCAATCAAATACACTTAAAATTGTGTATATGAAAAATAAAGTGGAATTGGCAAAAGATAAGCAATCAGTTTTTTGGCTTAATGTAAAAGCAATACCAGCATCTGATCCCAATGCTAAAAATACACTATTAATCTCAATTAATAGTCGTATTAAATTATTTTATATTCCTAATGGTCTCTCTAGAGAAGATTTTGATTTAGCATTTAAAGAATTAAAAATATCGATAATCAACAATAAATTACATATTGAAAATCCTACACCTTATTATGTGACATTATCTACATTATCAGTAGGTGATTATAAATTCGATAGACCTGAAATGTTAGCACCAAAAAGTACTTATAATTGGAATTTACCACAAGGTACCAATGGAAAAATAACTTGGAATGCTGTAAATAGTTACGGAGGAGTAACTGAACTAATGAAAAATTAAAAATAAATTTAAATGATTTTAATTTTTAGATAGATCACGTTATTTTATGAGAAAAATGATGAAAAAGAATAATAATAGATACAGACAATGCAGATTTTATTTGCTTATTTCGGCTATTATTTCTTTATCTTATATTGAAAAATCATTTTCTGATGATTATTTTGATCCAACAGCATTAAGTTATGGTACCAATCAAAATATTGCAGATTTGCAAACATTAGCGCAATTCTCTAAACCGGGAGGGCAACTTCCTGGTGATTATATTGTTGATATCTATATTAATAATGAAAAAGTAGGTAGTGAGCTAATATCTTTTTTGTTAAACGAGAATGATAACAATATTTATCCCGTTTTTGTAAAGGAACAATTGGTTGCTTGGGGGGTTAAAGTACTAGATAAATCGGATCTAAAAAAATTATCTGATAATGCAGAAATCACTAATCTTGCCGCAGTGATCCCTGACTCTAGTATTAAATTTAATTTTTCACAACAAAAACTCGATATCAGTATTCCTCAAATTTATATAGATAAGGCAGTGAGGGGCGAAGTTAGTTCAAAATTATGGAATGAAGGATTACCTGCTTTATTATTAAATTATAGCTATTCAGGTTCTAATACATGGATAGATAATTTGGATAAAGAACATACCAATGATCAATTTTTAAATTTACGTAGTGGATTAAATTTTAACGGTTGGCGTTTGAGAAACTATTCAACTTATAACCATAGTAATAAAGATAATAAATGGAATAATATTCAAACTTATCTGAGCCATCAAATTGAACCATTTAAATCATTATTTACTGTAGGAGATGTTAATAGCTCGGGTGAAATATTTGATAGTTTTTCTTATCGAGGAGTTTTACTTGAGTCAGATGAAAGTATGTTACCTCTCAGTCAAAAAGGGTTTGCACCTATTGTTCGAGGTATTGCTAAAAGTAATGCTCAGGTTACGATCCGGCAAAATAATTATATTATCTATCAAACTTATGTCGCAGCCGGTGCATTTGAAATAAACGATCTGTATCCAACGTCTTATAGTGGGAATTTAGATGTCACAATTGAAGAGGCGGATGGAAGTAAACGTGATTTTGTAGTGCCTTTTTCTTCACTAGCAATTATGCAACGTGAAGGAAGTTTAAAGTATTCTTTTAGCAGTGGTAAATTTGATTCTAATCTAAATTCTAGAGAGCCTTATTTTGCGCAAGCAACGGCAATGTATGGGCTACCTTTAGACATTACTGTTTATGGTGGGCAAATTTTAGCAGAAAAATATACCGCATCAGCAATAGGTATTGGCCTTAATTTGGGGGAGTTAGGCGCAATTTCGACAGATATTACTCATGCTAATATCGTCCACAACAATGACAATAATAATAGAAATAACACTAGAGATTCAGGTCAATCCTATCGATTTCAATATTCAAAAAGTATGTTGCAAAGTGGTACGACAGTTACGCTAGCAGGTTATCGTTATTCTACACATGGTTTTTATACGTTTAGTGAAGCAAATAATATTAGTGATATAAATTATAATAAACGCTCACGTATTCAAGCTAAT
This genomic window contains:
- a CDS encoding NupC/NupG family nucleoside CNT transporter — encoded protein: MKYLIFIISLLLIFIVASSISFNANKIKRKFIPILILLLIEATVAFILLHTSIGITILNTTNIGIEYLVHHANKGIDFVFGDISTKTPIVFVIVALMPLVFICSIIGILKYFGILRLIILTIGYLINKIAKVGKLESFSAVSAVIVGMMAVYVSIKEYIPNLTKPQMYTIAACSLSTVDIAILGAYTQMLSPQFVFIGVCLNFFSTFVIVSIINPNDPIEISNNFSGPKNEHHSFFEVLTEHMLDGFKLILAIVPMLLGFIALISMLNDIFLHLIGISFQGLLGYIFSPIAFVLGVPWQDSIEFGQIIATKILTNEFVAMIDYIKLDNLSPRTEAIISVFLISFANFGSVGMIIACVASISKEHGKMIAANSFRLIVGSTLVSCLSATMVGIFIN
- a CDS encoding ribokinase, yielding MKKKSSIAFIRKKLVKDNSIYVKELSALLHVSERTVRRYIDELQLLGIATKFHGGVRLQKIELEPIINRTIDETRVLQIDCEEQGKDKKTADKCSLYILGSFNLDVVTEVERFPFVGETIKAISTNFFPGGKGANQAVAAAELNDHVHFFVKVGDDSFGTTAEKYFGTTKINSYTLIKDANTKTGNALVMVENTTGNNSIIIDLGANATITKAEILSDINNLQSAKIFLTQLENNIDATKFAIEIAKKSGCYVILNPAPYSDQIVSHLSSIDLLIPNGTEAELISNIKIDSVISAQEAIKVIHNLGVKEIVMTLGDSGALYFNGSTMKYYKAMSASVVDTSGAGDAFTGALAAKLIEGKNMDEAIKFSIAYASLAVEKKGASSMPSRTSVDARLKKERM
- a CDS encoding fimbrial protein; translated protein: MFQLKRKLVLLAATTSLLGLSASTFAADGTINFTGKFVDTTCNVQFENGNNTAAVDLGSYSVTALAATNDLTTTKPIKISLSDCPAENNAVNIEFTSNNTNADGHTYIVTGSNEISKTDIGVALFTDNAQTSQIIPASTQIPVTLTETKGDTTVYASFKRIKSSGTLTADEVSSTATFNINYL
- a CDS encoding fimbrial biogenesis chaperone codes for the protein MLKKIKSVLILFTFGAFFNLSQASVVLESTRVIYTEGSHEATITVQNPDSNPYLIQSWIGDEKSDAPSVDPLFITTPPLFRLDAEQSNTLKIVYMKNKVELAKDKQSVFWLNVKAIPASDPNAKNTLLISINSRIKLFYIPNGLSREDFDLAFKELKISIINNKLHIENPTPYYVTLSTLSVGDYKFDRPEMLAPKSTYNWNLPQGTNGKITWNAVNSYGGVTELMKN
- a CDS encoding fimbria/pilus outer membrane usher protein; the protein is MKKNNNRYRQCRFYLLISAIISLSYIEKSFSDDYFDPTALSYGTNQNIADLQTLAQFSKPGGQLPGDYIVDIYINNEKVGSELISFLLNENDNNIYPVFVKEQLVAWGVKVLDKSDLKKLSDNAEITNLAAVIPDSSIKFNFSQQKLDISIPQIYIDKAVRGEVSSKLWNEGLPALLLNYSYSGSNTWIDNLDKEHTNDQFLNLRSGLNFNGWRLRNYSTYNHSNKDNKWNNIQTYLSHQIEPFKSLFTVGDVNSSGEIFDSFSYRGVLLESDESMLPLSQKGFAPIVRGIAKSNAQVTIRQNNYIIYQTYVAAGAFEINDLYPTSYSGNLDVTIEEADGSKRDFVVPFSSLAIMQREGSLKYSFSSGKFDSNLNSREPYFAQATAMYGLPLDITVYGGQILAEKYTASAIGIGLNLGELGAISTDITHANIVHNNDNNNRNNTRDSGQSYRFQYSKSMLQSGTTVTLAGYRYSTHGFYTFSEANNISDINYNKRSRIQANLNQSLSHYGNIYFSTYQQDYWGRSGIERNINAGYNTNIKNISYGLNYNYSSMPDSDNDHQIAFSINIPLSNWYPKNTTYLTSNMNLAQGGRYNLQVGMSGDALENRKLNYAISQSYGNQDQNASGNAQVSYNGAYGNINAGYSYGSHYQRVDYGAQGGIVLHPYGITLSQPLGETLALVRAPNAKYVKVQNVNSVATDSRGYAIIPYVSPYVRNSVTLDISTLEENIEIVGNNKTVIPTKGAVVLADFEIKKGFKALILLTFKEKPIPFGAIATLVNNDLKDTQINNTSIVGDNGVLYISGLPEKGQLYIKWGNKKEQQCYAQYYLNDISENKGIQQVSAQCL